In Octopus bimaculoides isolate UCB-OBI-ISO-001 chromosome 21, ASM119413v2, whole genome shotgun sequence, a single window of DNA contains:
- the LOC128250447 gene encoding uncharacterized protein LOC128250447 isoform X9 encodes MGAKGDEGCSDNNVYISCCINCYRLYKYHCNTHRTDKWCHLLVLTKFHKSIEIRCILAFVVTRKDFLGCSLNSTVL; translated from the exons ATGGGTGCCAAGGGAG ATGAGGGCTGTTCTgacaataatgtttatatttcttgttgcATCAACTGCTACAG attgTACAAATATCATTGCAACACTCACAGAACAGACAAG TGGTGCCATCTGCTGGTGCTGACGAAATTTCATAAATCGATAGAAATTCGATGCATTTTAGCATTTGTCGTCACACGAAAGGATTTTTTGGGATGTTCACTAAACTCTACGGTGTTATAA
- the LOC128250447 gene encoding uncharacterized protein LOC128250447 isoform X8 — translation MKKILSCFLFPYFDHCLSKLQEANFEVPVNPVNTTYFTQPSEPNEGCSDNNVYISCCINCYRLYKYHCNTHRTDKSLN, via the exons ATGAAGAAAAtactttcttgttttttgtttcccTATTTTGACCATTGTTTGAGTAAGTTACAAGAAGCAAACTTTGAAGTCCCAGTGAATCCAGTAAACACAACATATTTTACTCAACCCTCAGAACCAA ATGAGGGCTGTTCTgacaataatgtttatatttcttgttgcATCAACTGCTACAG attgTACAAATATCATTGCAACACTCACAGAACAGACAAG tcattaaactga
- the LOC128250447 gene encoding uncharacterized protein LOC128250447 isoform X1 yields the protein MKKILSCFLFPYFDHCLSKLQEANFEVPVNPVNTTYFTQPSEPNEGCSDNNVYISCCINCYRLYKYHCNTHRTDKWCHLLVLTKFHKSIEIRCILAFVVTRKDFLGCSLNSTVL from the exons ATGAAGAAAAtactttcttgttttttgtttcccTATTTTGACCATTGTTTGAGTAAGTTACAAGAAGCAAACTTTGAAGTCCCAGTGAATCCAGTAAACACAACATATTTTACTCAACCCTCAGAACCAA ATGAGGGCTGTTCTgacaataatgtttatatttcttgttgcATCAACTGCTACAG attgTACAAATATCATTGCAACACTCACAGAACAGACAAG TGGTGCCATCTGCTGGTGCTGACGAAATTTCATAAATCGATAGAAATTCGATGCATTTTAGCATTTGTCGTCACACGAAAGGATTTTTTGGGATGTTCACTAAACTCTACGGTGTTATAA
- the LOC128250447 gene encoding uncharacterized protein LOC128250447 isoform X6 codes for MKKILSCFLFPYFDHCLSKLQEANFEVPVNPVNTTYFTQPSEPNEGCSDNNVYISCCINCYRLYKYHCNTHRTDKKLNLVGS; via the exons ATGAAGAAAAtactttcttgttttttgtttcccTATTTTGACCATTGTTTGAGTAAGTTACAAGAAGCAAACTTTGAAGTCCCAGTGAATCCAGTAAACACAACATATTTTACTCAACCCTCAGAACCAA ATGAGGGCTGTTCTgacaataatgtttatatttcttgttgcATCAACTGCTACAG attgTACAAATATCATTGCAACACTCACAGAACAGACAAG AAACTGAATCTGGTAGGCAGCTGA
- the LOC128250447 gene encoding uncharacterized protein LOC128250447 isoform X7 yields MVKIFTKRCSDEGCSDNNVYISCCINCYRLYKYHCNTHRTDKWCHLLVLTKFHKSIEIRCILAFVVTRKDFLGCSLNSTVL; encoded by the exons ATGGTAAAGATATTCACCAAGCGATGTTCAG ATGAGGGCTGTTCTgacaataatgtttatatttcttgttgcATCAACTGCTACAG attgTACAAATATCATTGCAACACTCACAGAACAGACAAG TGGTGCCATCTGCTGGTGCTGACGAAATTTCATAAATCGATAGAAATTCGATGCATTTTAGCATTTGTCGTCACACGAAAGGATTTTTTGGGATGTTCACTAAACTCTACGGTGTTATAA
- the LOC128250447 gene encoding uncharacterized protein LOC128250447 isoform X4, with protein MRAVLTIMFIFLVASTATAYLADCNGCRVLGDCVCGRAFWLTITEGLCVKRDCRWIHNRWRVVGSFIDCTNIIATLTEQTRN; from the exons ATGAGGGCTGTTCTgacaataatgtttatatttcttgttgcATCAACTGCTACAG ctTATTTGGCAGATTGTAATGGCTGCAGAGTTTTGGGTGATTGTGTTTGCGGTCGAGCATTTTGGCTTACCATTACGGAAGGTTTATGTGTAAAAAGAGATTGTCGATGGATTCACAATAGGTGGAGGGTTGTCGGTTCTTTCATAG attgTACAAATATCATTGCAACACTCACAGAACAGACAAG AAACTGA
- the LOC128250447 gene encoding uncharacterized protein LOC128250447 isoform X5, protein MRAVLTIMFIFLVASTATAYLADCNGCRVLGDCVCGRAFWLTITEGLCVKRDCRWIHNRWRVVGSFIDCTNIIATLTEQTSH, encoded by the exons ATGAGGGCTGTTCTgacaataatgtttatatttcttgttgcATCAACTGCTACAG ctTATTTGGCAGATTGTAATGGCTGCAGAGTTTTGGGTGATTGTGTTTGCGGTCGAGCATTTTGGCTTACCATTACGGAAGGTTTATGTGTAAAAAGAGATTGTCGATGGATTCACAATAGGTGGAGGGTTGTCGGTTCTTTCATAG attgTACAAATATCATTGCAACACTCACAGAACAGACAAG tcattaa
- the LOC128250447 gene encoding uncharacterized protein LOC128250447 isoform X2, with product MRAVLTIMFIFLVASTATAYLADCNGCRVLGDCVCGRAFWLTITEGLCVKRDCRWIHNRWRVVGSFIDCTNIIATLTEQTRYVTEGLSYCTI from the exons ATGAGGGCTGTTCTgacaataatgtttatatttcttgttgcATCAACTGCTACAG ctTATTTGGCAGATTGTAATGGCTGCAGAGTTTTGGGTGATTGTGTTTGCGGTCGAGCATTTTGGCTTACCATTACGGAAGGTTTATGTGTAAAAAGAGATTGTCGATGGATTCACAATAGGTGGAGGGTTGTCGGTTCTTTCATAG attgTACAAATATCATTGCAACACTCACAGAACAGACAAGGTATGTCACGGAGGGATTGTCTTATTGCACAATTTGA
- the LOC128250447 gene encoding uncharacterized protein LOC128250447 isoform X3 produces MRAVLTIMFIFLVASTATAYLADCNGCRVLGDCVCGRAFWLTITEGLCVKRDCRWIHNRWRVVGSFIDCTNIIATLTEQTSGAICWC; encoded by the exons ATGAGGGCTGTTCTgacaataatgtttatatttcttgttgcATCAACTGCTACAG ctTATTTGGCAGATTGTAATGGCTGCAGAGTTTTGGGTGATTGTGTTTGCGGTCGAGCATTTTGGCTTACCATTACGGAAGGTTTATGTGTAAAAAGAGATTGTCGATGGATTCACAATAGGTGGAGGGTTGTCGGTTCTTTCATAG attgTACAAATATCATTGCAACACTCACAGAACAGACAAG TGGTGCCATCTGCTGGTGCTGA